The proteins below are encoded in one region of Streptomyces sp. NBC_00490:
- a CDS encoding VOC family protein has protein sequence MNHDSRRPGGTTDVVSTHAVFGAPCWVSLTTRDQEAAEAFYTAVLGWEWHPALLGDRFRMAVVDETPVAGIAAVATMWQMAVAWTPYFAVRSADEVVARVQERGGTAAVGPLSFPPGRAALLADRDGATFGIWEGELVANWGKWRRAAPTFIRLHTRDAFDAAIFYGEILDWASDRPGCCEVRYEGGEVVLRSEGDIVARIESGALGAAPDPTIRPHWQVHFAVSDVDACVRAAERHGGSVLSKGGTEAVLRDPDGARFTVTARRAR, from the coding sequence ATGAACCACGACTCCAGACGACCCGGTGGCACCACGGACGTCGTCTCCACGCACGCCGTGTTCGGCGCCCCCTGCTGGGTGAGCCTGACCACCCGGGACCAGGAAGCCGCCGAGGCGTTCTACACCGCCGTCCTCGGCTGGGAATGGCACCCGGCCCTGCTCGGCGACCGGTTCCGGATGGCCGTGGTGGACGAGACGCCGGTGGCCGGAATCGCCGCGGTCGCCACGATGTGGCAGATGGCGGTGGCATGGACGCCGTACTTCGCCGTGCGCAGCGCGGACGAGGTCGTGGCACGGGTGCAGGAGCGGGGCGGCACGGCCGCTGTCGGACCGCTCTCCTTCCCGCCCGGGCGGGCGGCACTGCTGGCCGACCGGGACGGCGCGACCTTCGGGATCTGGGAGGGCGAGCTCGTCGCCAACTGGGGGAAATGGCGCCGCGCGGCCCCGACCTTCATCAGACTGCACACCCGCGACGCCTTCGACGCCGCCATCTTCTACGGCGAGATCCTCGACTGGGCGTCGGACCGTCCCGGCTGCTGCGAGGTCCGCTACGAGGGCGGCGAGGTCGTGCTGCGCAGCGAGGGCGACATCGTGGCCCGTATCGAGTCCGGTGCGCTGGGCGCGGCGCCCGACCCCACCATTCGGCCGCACTGGCAGGTGCACTTCGCCGTCTCGGACGTCGATGCCTGCGTCCGGGCCGCGGAGCGGCACGGCGGAAGTGTCCTGTCGAAGGGCGGCACCGAGGCCGTGCTGCGCGATCCCGACGGCGCCCGGTTCACGGTGACGGCGCGCC
- a CDS encoding SigB/SigF/SigG family RNA polymerase sigma factor yields the protein MRVTTRTKQHPHDDAPDTAASFERLATLPDGPERKALRDELVEVWLPMAERIAVRFKGRGESLEDLYQVAALGLVKAVDHYDPARGHAFEAYAVPTVTGEIKRHFRDHLWTLHVPRRVQDLRNRVRAALKELSQTTSGRAPTVAELAECAQLTEDEVRSGMEALECFSALSLEAEMPGTDGYALGDALGAPDPRFDVVVDRVAVGPCLRALPEREQTILYLRFFQGMTQSRIAEELGISQMHVSRLLSGCFDRIREELLAEVG from the coding sequence ATGCGCGTCACCACCAGAACGAAGCAACATCCGCACGACGACGCCCCCGACACCGCCGCTTCCTTCGAACGCCTCGCCACCCTGCCCGACGGCCCGGAACGCAAGGCGCTCCGGGACGAACTGGTCGAGGTGTGGCTGCCGATGGCCGAGCGGATAGCGGTCCGCTTCAAGGGCCGCGGCGAGTCCCTGGAGGATCTGTACCAGGTCGCCGCCCTGGGCCTGGTGAAGGCCGTCGACCACTACGACCCCGCACGCGGCCACGCCTTCGAGGCGTACGCCGTGCCGACCGTGACCGGCGAGATCAAACGGCACTTCCGCGACCACCTGTGGACGCTGCACGTACCGCGCCGGGTGCAGGATCTGCGCAACCGGGTGCGCGCCGCCCTCAAGGAGCTGTCCCAGACCACCTCGGGGCGGGCCCCCACCGTCGCCGAGCTCGCCGAGTGCGCCCAGCTCACCGAGGACGAGGTGCGCTCCGGCATGGAGGCCCTGGAGTGCTTCTCGGCGCTGTCACTGGAAGCCGAGATGCCCGGCACCGACGGGTACGCCCTGGGCGACGCGCTCGGCGCCCCCGACCCCCGCTTCGACGTCGTCGTGGACCGTGTCGCCGTGGGCCCCTGTCTGCGGGCCCTGCCCGAGCGCGAGCAGACCATCCTCTACCTGCGGTTCTTCCAGGGCATGACACAGAGCCGCATAGCGGAGGAGCTGGGCATCTCCCAGATGCACGTCTCGCGGCTCCTCAGCGGCTGCTTCGACCGGATCCGCGAGGAACTCCTGGCCGAGGTCGGCTGA
- the hemC gene encoding hydroxymethylbilane synthase, producing MSAPELIRIVSRDSPMALAQVERVRAELTALHPGVRTEVVPVKTTGDKWMGDLSKVEGKGAFTKEVDAALLAGQADLAVHCVKDVPADRPLPAGTTFAAFLKRDDIRDALIHPGGLTLDELPAGTRIGTSSVRRVAQLAATHPELECVPFRGNANRRLAKLAAGEADALLLAVSGLERIGREDVISEVLSPETMMPPIGAGILALQCREGDTELIDAVSGLGNPDTHREATAERMFLHVLQGHCNSPIAGYARVDHGGELSLRACVFTPDGKTRLNAHEWAGRLDPATLGTSVAVALLRQGAREIIDGIPH from the coding sequence ATGTCCGCGCCCGAACTGATCCGTATCGTCTCCCGCGACTCGCCCATGGCGCTCGCCCAAGTGGAGCGTGTCCGCGCCGAGTTGACCGCGCTGCACCCCGGAGTGCGTACCGAGGTCGTGCCGGTGAAGACGACCGGCGACAAGTGGATGGGCGACCTGTCCAAGGTCGAGGGCAAGGGCGCCTTCACCAAGGAGGTCGACGCCGCGCTGCTGGCCGGACAGGCCGACCTCGCGGTGCACTGTGTGAAGGACGTGCCCGCCGACCGGCCGCTCCCGGCGGGGACGACGTTCGCCGCGTTCCTCAAGCGGGACGACATCCGCGACGCCCTGATCCATCCGGGCGGACTCACCCTGGACGAGCTTCCGGCCGGTACCCGCATCGGGACCTCCTCGGTCCGCCGGGTCGCGCAACTGGCTGCCACCCACCCGGAGTTGGAGTGCGTGCCGTTCCGCGGCAACGCCAACCGGCGGCTGGCGAAGCTGGCGGCCGGGGAGGCGGACGCGCTGCTGCTCGCGGTGTCCGGCCTCGAGCGTATCGGCCGCGAGGACGTGATCAGCGAGGTCCTCTCCCCCGAGACGATGATGCCGCCGATCGGCGCGGGCATCCTGGCCCTGCAGTGCCGTGAGGGCGACACCGAGCTGATCGACGCGGTCAGCGGGCTCGGCAATCCGGACACCCACCGGGAGGCGACCGCGGAGCGCATGTTCCTGCATGTGCTCCAGGGCCACTGCAACAGCCCCATCGCCGGATACGCGCGCGTGGACCACGGGGGCGAACTGTCCCTGCGGGCCTGCGTGTTCACCCCGGACGGCAAGACCCGGCTGAACGCCCACGAGTGGGCGGGCCGGCTCGACCCGGCCACTCTGGGCACCTCGGTCGCGGTGGCACTGCTGCGTCAGGGAGCCCGCGAGATCATCGACGGCATCCCGCACTGA
- a CDS encoding NPP1 family protein: protein MSSPSFKKHRARWFTGLAGAAALVVAFPSAAFAAPPAALPTNAESAEYTYQPAFDYDTDGCYPTPAIGPDGTVNGGLNPTGSLSGECHDLSDLNNTNSYSRSKCNNGWCAYMYGLYFEKDQALANSSIGGHRNDWEHVVIWVQNGTIQYVSTSAHGAYATTATSGVRFDGTHAKIVYHKDGVGTHAFRLANSNDEPPENAKGTWQYPPLVGWNGYPSGVRDKLVAYDFGSANFALKDANFASDLSKAKPSGISFDPNA from the coding sequence GTGTCGTCTCCGTCGTTCAAGAAGCACCGCGCGAGGTGGTTCACCGGCCTGGCCGGCGCCGCCGCCCTGGTAGTCGCCTTCCCGAGCGCCGCCTTCGCCGCCCCGCCCGCGGCCCTGCCGACCAACGCCGAGTCGGCCGAGTACACCTACCAGCCGGCCTTCGACTACGACACCGACGGCTGCTACCCCACGCCCGCGATCGGCCCCGACGGCACGGTCAACGGCGGCCTCAACCCGACCGGTTCGCTCAGCGGCGAGTGCCACGACCTCTCGGACCTGAACAACACCAACTCGTACTCACGCTCCAAGTGCAACAACGGCTGGTGCGCCTACATGTACGGCCTGTACTTCGAGAAGGACCAGGCCCTGGCGAACAGCAGCATCGGCGGACACCGCAACGACTGGGAACACGTCGTGATCTGGGTGCAGAACGGCACCATCCAGTACGTCTCGACGTCCGCCCACGGCGCGTACGCGACGACCGCGACCTCCGGCGTCCGCTTCGACGGCACCCACGCGAAGATCGTCTATCACAAGGACGGCGTCGGTACCCACGCCTTCCGGCTGGCCAACTCCAATGACGAGCCGCCGGAGAACGCGAAGGGCACCTGGCAGTACCCGCCGCTGGTCGGCTGGAACGGCTACCCGTCGGGCGTCCGCGACAAGCTGGTCGCGTACGACTTCGGCAGCGCCAACTTCGCCCTGAAGGACGCGAACTTCGCCTCCGACCTGTCGAAGGCCAAGCCGTCGGGGATCTCGTTCGACCCCAACGCCTGA
- a CDS encoding SDR family oxidoreductase, whose amino-acid sequence MTTQQRVAIVTGGSRGIGRQVAQQLAADGFAVLVGYAGNKDAADEVVRDIEAAGGSAVAVRADVGDETEVAALFDLAEATYGGVDAVVHAAGRMLLAPVAELDLDELDALYRTNIRGTFAVGQQAARRLRTGGALVNFSSSVVGLAFPTYGAYAASKGAVEALTLVLARELRGRDVTVNVVAPGPTATDLFLDGKDEETVARLAAQPPLERLGTPRDIASVVSFLVGPGGHWVNGQVLRANGGII is encoded by the coding sequence ATGACCACACAGCAGCGCGTCGCGATCGTCACCGGAGGATCGCGTGGCATCGGACGCCAGGTCGCCCAGCAGCTGGCCGCCGACGGGTTCGCCGTCCTCGTGGGATACGCGGGCAACAAGGACGCGGCCGACGAGGTGGTGCGCGACATCGAGGCCGCCGGGGGCTCCGCCGTCGCCGTCCGCGCGGACGTCGGCGACGAGACCGAGGTGGCCGCCCTGTTCGACCTGGCGGAGGCCACGTACGGCGGGGTGGACGCCGTGGTGCACGCGGCGGGGCGGATGCTGCTGGCACCCGTCGCGGAGCTCGATCTCGACGAGCTCGACGCCCTGTACCGCACCAACATCCGCGGCACGTTCGCCGTCGGCCAGCAGGCTGCCCGGCGGCTGCGTACGGGCGGGGCACTGGTGAACTTCTCCAGCTCGGTCGTCGGCCTCGCCTTCCCGACCTACGGCGCGTACGCCGCGAGCAAGGGGGCGGTCGAGGCGCTGACGCTGGTCCTCGCCCGGGAGCTGCGGGGCCGTGACGTCACCGTCAACGTGGTCGCGCCCGGCCCGACCGCCACCGACCTCTTCCTCGACGGCAAGGACGAGGAGACCGTCGCCCGGCTGGCCGCCCAGCCGCCGCTGGAGCGCCTCGGCACACCGCGGGACATCGCCTCCGTGGTCTCCTTCCTGGTCGGTCCGGGCGGGCACTGGGTCAACGGGCAGGTGCTGCGGGCCAACGGCGGGATCATCTGA
- a CDS encoding ANTAR domain-containing protein produces the protein MSAGQHDSGGEADRIFELQEEVEQLKEAVASHAVVDQAIGMMVALGRVTPDEGWVVLKDVSQRTNIKLRNVADLILIWGRNGDLPPEIHAELEAALDRHGPAQIPEASSE, from the coding sequence ATGAGCGCGGGACAGCATGACTCCGGTGGTGAGGCCGACCGTATCTTCGAGCTGCAGGAAGAGGTCGAGCAGCTGAAAGAGGCCGTCGCCTCGCACGCCGTCGTGGACCAGGCGATCGGCATGATGGTCGCACTCGGGCGCGTGACCCCGGACGAGGGCTGGGTCGTCCTCAAGGACGTCTCCCAGCGCACCAACATCAAGCTGCGCAATGTCGCCGATCTGATCCTGATCTGGGGGCGGAACGGGGACCTGCCCCCGGAGATCCACGCCGAACTGGAGGCGGCTCTCGACCGCCACGGACCGGCGCAGATCCCGGAGGCGTCCTCGGAGTGA
- a CDS encoding questin oxidase family protein — protein sequence MDDSDTSGQLEEALERLHASGPERDGWLSNHAPMVVEALAAHGQAGALHRWVDLYRDKLEDFPDRVAPVTDDNWPEALGDPRRIADWTDHYSRTLAERPWRDVLAEWWPRLLPGLYGGATHTVIRVGHAVRALETGENAPRTTELAHALGYWAARHQPVTGVTALPGAPTAGESLDAVPPIEPGHMGFRRRLAAVRRLPAWADEVTDPDTARARLTELVHAATHRYATHGHGEPTMLVHAATAPNAVLRALDSLPRELWAPSLHAAWSASAAVTAMYAPAEAVAYTPPARLSAEEVMERALAHGDEHVIKLTDTALDVGDEPALAAALRSVEMSDPLVG from the coding sequence ATGGACGACAGCGACACGAGCGGACAGCTCGAAGAAGCCCTGGAAAGACTCCACGCCTCCGGCCCCGAACGCGACGGCTGGCTGTCCAACCACGCCCCCATGGTCGTCGAGGCGCTCGCCGCCCACGGACAGGCCGGAGCGCTGCACCGCTGGGTGGACCTCTACCGGGACAAGCTGGAGGACTTCCCCGACCGCGTGGCCCCCGTCACCGACGACAACTGGCCCGAGGCGCTGGGCGATCCACGCCGGATCGCGGACTGGACCGACCACTACTCCCGCACCCTCGCCGAACGCCCGTGGCGCGACGTCCTCGCCGAGTGGTGGCCGCGCCTGCTCCCCGGCCTCTACGGCGGCGCCACCCACACCGTCATACGCGTCGGCCACGCCGTACGCGCCCTGGAAACCGGTGAGAACGCGCCCCGGACCACCGAACTCGCCCACGCGCTGGGCTACTGGGCGGCCCGGCACCAGCCGGTCACCGGCGTCACCGCGCTGCCGGGCGCGCCGACGGCCGGGGAGTCCCTGGACGCCGTACCCCCGATCGAACCGGGCCACATGGGCTTCCGCCGGCGCCTCGCCGCCGTACGGCGACTGCCCGCATGGGCGGACGAGGTGACCGACCCGGACACGGCCCGCGCACGGCTGACCGAGCTCGTCCACGCCGCCACCCACCGCTACGCCACCCACGGCCACGGCGAGCCCACCATGCTCGTGCACGCCGCGACCGCGCCCAACGCCGTGCTCCGCGCCCTGGATTCGCTGCCCAGGGAGCTGTGGGCACCGAGCCTGCACGCGGCATGGAGCGCGTCCGCGGCGGTCACCGCGATGTACGCGCCCGCGGAGGCGGTCGCCTACACGCCGCCCGCCCGGCTCTCCGCCGAGGAGGTCATGGAGCGTGCCCTCGCCCACGGCGACGAGCACGTCATCAAGCTGACCGACACGGCGCTGGACGTCGGTGACGAACCGGCGCTCGCCGCGGCGCTGCGCTCGGTCGAGATGAGTGATCCGCTCGTCGGATAA
- a CDS encoding ATP-dependent DNA ligase has translation MTLPLIPPMLATSGTLPSATQDAHWAYETKQDGQRVVAYLAGDGSVLLRARSGEDITAAYPELGALGAALGTLPAVLDGEVLALDEQGRADFQLLQSRMGLAHAPGKAARKAAEVPVHLVLFDAMHLAGRSLTALPYVRRRGRLEELGLDGPFWSTPGAIVGHGRQALEATVDHGLEGLVCKRLDSVYEPGVRSRAWIKIRNMRSEDVIVGGWLPGKGRLTGLPGAVLVGQRTAGRLRYVGNVGTGWSETERTQLAALLGAAATDVCPFDTPPPVTGAHWVVPRLVGEVRYSTRTRAGLLRQPSWLRLRPDLAPEESAADLPDDLV, from the coding sequence GTGACCCTCCCCCTGATCCCGCCCATGCTCGCCACCTCCGGCACCCTGCCGTCGGCCACCCAGGACGCGCACTGGGCCTACGAGACCAAGCAGGACGGCCAGCGCGTCGTGGCGTACCTCGCCGGGGACGGAAGCGTGCTGCTGCGCGCCCGTTCCGGGGAGGACATCACCGCCGCCTATCCCGAACTGGGGGCACTCGGCGCCGCGCTCGGCACGCTGCCCGCTGTACTGGACGGCGAGGTCCTGGCGCTCGACGAACAGGGGCGTGCCGACTTCCAGTTGCTCCAGTCCCGCATGGGGCTGGCCCACGCCCCGGGCAAGGCCGCGCGGAAGGCCGCCGAAGTCCCCGTCCATCTGGTGCTGTTCGACGCGATGCATCTGGCGGGACGCTCCCTCACCGCACTCCCCTATGTCCGACGGCGCGGCCGACTGGAGGAGCTGGGCCTCGACGGACCCTTCTGGTCGACCCCGGGCGCCATCGTCGGACACGGCCGTCAGGCGCTGGAGGCCACCGTCGACCATGGCCTGGAGGGCCTGGTCTGCAAGCGGCTCGACTCGGTGTACGAGCCCGGGGTGCGCTCCCGCGCCTGGATCAAGATCCGCAACATGCGCAGCGAGGACGTCATCGTCGGCGGCTGGCTGCCCGGCAAGGGACGGTTGACGGGGCTGCCGGGCGCCGTGCTGGTCGGACAGCGCACCGCCGGCCGTCTTCGGTACGTCGGCAATGTGGGCACCGGCTGGAGCGAGACCGAACGGACCCAACTCGCCGCTCTCCTAGGCGCCGCGGCGACGGACGTGTGCCCCTTCGACACCCCGCCGCCTGTCACGGGCGCGCACTGGGTCGTGCCCCGACTGGTCGGCGAGGTCCGCTACAGCACCCGTACCCGGGCGGGACTGCTGCGCCAGCCGTCCTGGCTGCGGCTGCGTCCGGACCTCGCACCGGAGGAGTCGGCGGCCGATCTTCCGGACGACCTTGTCTGA